The Mycolicibacterium hassiacum DSM 44199 genome includes a window with the following:
- the recX gene encoding recombination regulator RecX gives MTKSCPPPSTSDTAPDRRPPDIHSREEQARNLCLRLLTARARTRAELSDQLTRRGYPDEVIHRVLDRLEDVGLVDDAEFAEQFVRSARQAGKSRRALAAGLRDKGVDDEVIEATLAGLDSGAERQRAEQLVRDRLRREKLDDGDELKVARRLVGMLARRGYSQSVALDVVKVALANERERRTV, from the coding sequence ATGACGAAGTCCTGCCCGCCCCCGTCGACTTCTGACACGGCGCCCGATCGGCGGCCGCCCGACATCCACAGCCGGGAGGAGCAGGCGCGGAACCTGTGTCTGCGCCTGCTCACCGCGCGGGCCCGCACCCGCGCCGAACTGTCCGATCAGCTGACCCGGCGCGGGTACCCCGACGAGGTCATCCATCGGGTGCTCGACCGGCTCGAGGACGTCGGGTTGGTCGATGATGCCGAGTTCGCCGAACAGTTCGTGCGATCGGCGCGGCAAGCGGGAAAGAGCAGGCGCGCGCTTGCCGCGGGGCTGCGCGACAAGGGCGTCGACGACGAGGTCATCGAGGCGACGCTGGCCGGTCTCGACAGCGGCGCCGAACGGCAGCGGGCCGAACAACTTGTCCGTGACCGGCTGCGACGCGAGAAACTCGACGACGGTGACGAACTGAAGGTGGCGCGTCGCCTGGTCGGGATGTTGGCCCGCCGCGGCTACAGCCAGAGTGTCGCGTTGGACGTGGTGAAAGTCGCGTTGGCCAACGAGCGGGAGCGACGCACGGTCTGA
- the recA gene encoding recombinase RecA: MTQAPDREKALELALAQIEKAHGKGAVMRLGEESRQPISVIPTGSIALDVALGIGGLPRGRIIEIYGPESSGKTTVALHAVANAQAAGGIAAFIDAEHALDPEYAKKLGVDTDALLVSQPDTGEQALEIADMLVRSGAIDILVVDSVAALVPRAEIEGEMGDSHVGLQARLMSQAMRKMTGALSSSGTTAIFINQLREKVGVMFGSPETTTGGKALKFYSSVRLDVRRIETLKDGTEAVGNRTRVKVVKNKVAPPFKQAEFDILYGRGISREGSLIDMGVEQGFIRKSGSWFTYEGEQLGQGKENARNFLMENPDIANEIEKKIKEKLGIGPVVTDDEVLPAPVDF; encoded by the coding sequence ATGACGCAGGCCCCGGACCGCGAGAAAGCCCTTGAGCTGGCCCTCGCGCAGATCGAGAAGGCGCACGGCAAGGGCGCGGTGATGCGCCTGGGCGAGGAGAGCCGCCAGCCGATCTCGGTCATCCCCACCGGTTCGATCGCGCTGGATGTGGCGCTGGGCATCGGCGGGCTGCCGCGCGGACGCATCATCGAGATCTACGGCCCGGAGTCCTCGGGTAAGACCACCGTGGCGCTGCACGCGGTGGCCAACGCCCAGGCCGCCGGCGGGATCGCCGCGTTCATCGACGCCGAACACGCGCTGGACCCGGAGTACGCCAAGAAGCTGGGGGTGGACACCGACGCGCTGCTGGTCAGCCAGCCCGACACCGGCGAGCAGGCGCTGGAGATCGCCGACATGCTGGTTCGCTCCGGCGCGATCGACATCCTGGTCGTCGACTCGGTGGCCGCGCTGGTGCCGCGCGCCGAGATCGAAGGCGAGATGGGCGACAGCCATGTCGGGTTGCAGGCGCGGTTGATGAGCCAGGCGATGCGGAAGATGACCGGTGCGCTGAGCAGTTCCGGCACCACCGCGATCTTCATCAACCAGCTGCGCGAGAAGGTCGGTGTCATGTTCGGTTCGCCGGAGACCACCACGGGCGGCAAGGCGCTGAAGTTCTACTCGTCGGTGCGGCTGGACGTGCGGCGCATCGAGACGCTCAAGGACGGGACCGAGGCGGTCGGTAACCGCACCCGGGTCAAGGTCGTCAAGAACAAGGTCGCTCCGCCGTTCAAGCAGGCCGAGTTCGACATCCTCTACGGCCGCGGCATCAGCCGGGAGGGTTCGCTCATCGACATGGGTGTCGAGCAGGGCTTCATCCGCAAGTCGGGCTCCTGGTTCACCTACGAGGGTGAGCAGCTGGGGCAGGGCAAGGAGAACGCCCGCAACTTCCTGATGGAGAACCCCGACATCGCCAACGAGATCGAGAAGAAGATCAAGGAGAAGCTCGGCATTGGGCCCGTGGTGACCGATGACGAAGTCCTGCCCGCCCCCGTCGACTTCTGA
- a CDS encoding DUF3046 domain-containing protein, with protein sequence MRLTEFHELVERQFGRVRGQSLLIDHVLTALDGRTAAQAIEDGVDPRDVWRALCADFDVPRDQW encoded by the coding sequence GTGCGGTTGACGGAGTTTCATGAACTCGTCGAGCGGCAGTTCGGCCGGGTGCGGGGCCAGTCGTTGCTCATCGATCACGTGCTGACCGCACTCGACGGCCGCACCGCGGCTCAGGCGATCGAGGACGGGGTCGATCCGCGTGACGTCTGGCGGGCGCTGTGCGCCGATTTCGACGTGCCACGCGATCAGTGGTGA
- a CDS encoding glycosyltransferase: MRVAVVAGPDPGHAFPAIALCLRLSAHGDTPTLLTGVERLAVARAAGVDAIELLGLSAAETDDDSDAGAKIHERAARMAVLNAPQLTELAPDLVVSDAITACGGMAAELIGLPWVELNPHPLYLPSKGLPPIGSGLAPGVGWRGRLRDAVLRALSARSYRRGLRQRAAARRGIGLPGAGPGPRRRLIATLPALEVPRPDWPAEAVLVGPLHFEPTATTLPIPPGTGPVVVVAPSTATTGAHGVAEVALQALTPGETLPDGARLVVSRLSGPELAAPPWAVVGLGRQDELLSHADLVICGGGHGMVSKALLAGVPLVVVPGGGDQWEIANRVVRQGCGELVRPLTADALVAAVQRVLGSASYREAARRAGATVTQVADPVRVCHESLSDQA; this comes from the coding sequence ATGCGCGTCGCGGTGGTTGCCGGTCCCGATCCCGGACACGCGTTTCCGGCGATCGCACTGTGTCTGCGGTTGTCGGCGCACGGCGACACGCCCACCCTGCTCACCGGGGTGGAACGGTTGGCGGTGGCCCGGGCCGCCGGGGTGGACGCGATCGAACTGCTGGGATTGTCGGCCGCCGAGACCGACGACGATTCCGACGCCGGCGCCAAGATCCACGAGCGGGCCGCACGGATGGCGGTGCTCAACGCGCCGCAGCTGACCGAACTGGCGCCCGACCTGGTGGTCTCCGATGCCATCACGGCCTGCGGTGGGATGGCGGCCGAACTGATCGGGCTGCCGTGGGTGGAGCTGAACCCGCACCCGCTGTACCTGCCGTCGAAGGGGCTGCCGCCGATCGGCAGCGGGCTCGCCCCGGGAGTCGGCTGGCGGGGCCGGCTGCGGGATGCGGTCCTGCGCGCCCTGTCGGCACGGTCCTATCGGCGCGGGCTGCGCCAGCGCGCGGCCGCGCGGCGCGGCATCGGGTTGCCCGGCGCCGGTCCCGGTCCGCGACGGCGGCTCATCGCCACCCTGCCGGCCCTGGAGGTGCCGCGTCCGGACTGGCCCGCGGAGGCGGTGCTGGTCGGTCCGCTGCATTTCGAACCGACCGCCACGACGCTGCCGATACCGCCCGGAACCGGGCCGGTCGTGGTGGTGGCGCCGTCCACCGCGACCACCGGGGCGCACGGGGTGGCCGAGGTGGCGCTGCAGGCGCTGACGCCGGGGGAGACGCTGCCCGACGGGGCCCGGCTGGTGGTGTCCCGGCTGAGCGGGCCCGAGCTCGCGGCACCGCCGTGGGCGGTGGTGGGGCTGGGCCGCCAGGACGAGCTGCTCTCGCACGCGGACCTGGTGATCTGCGGTGGGGGACACGGCATGGTGTCCAAAGCGCTGCTGGCCGGGGTGCCGTTGGTGGTGGTGCCGGGCGGCGGTGACCAGTGGGAGATCGCGAATCGCGTTGTGCGCCAGGGCTGTGGCGAGCTGGTGCGGCCGCTGACCGCCGACGCGCTGGTCGCCGCGGTGCAACGGGTACTCGGGTCGGCGAGCTACCGGGAAGCGGCCCGGCGCGCGGGGGCCACGGTCACGCAGGTGGCCGATCCGGTACGGGTGTGCCATGAATCACTGAGCGACCAGGCGTAG